A part of Tessaracoccus timonensis genomic DNA contains:
- a CDS encoding beta-N-acetylhexosaminidase, with protein MTSVVPRVRHLEKGAGEFRLSATTRIATSDALSSAARLLQTSLVQATQLPVGFGDDGQIQLRVDDSLPREGYRVEVTPERVHIAAATEVGATWAIQTLLQLLPPNIYRKAPLRNTRWAIPAVTIEDEPKYPWRGALLDVARHFLPVREVLRFIDLLAIHRLNVLHLHLTDDQGWRIEILRYPRLTEVGSWRRESQVGAGENASHDGRPHGGFYTQDDIREIVAYAAARGITVVPEIELPGHAQAAIAAYPELGVVDEPLEPWTNWGINVNVFNVEESTIEFLCNVFDEVVELFPSEYIHVGGDECPKGQWEADPRTQERMQELGVADEHALQSWFISRIGEHLASRGRKLLGWDEILEGGLAKDATVLSWRGWAGAIAAARAGHDVIACPEDTVYLDYRQSDDPREPIPVATVTTVADVYGFSPVPPGISDEEARHVLGGQGNMWTEHTDSPRSIDYQVFPRLCALAEALWAPDLRDLDDFEARLTHHLERLDALDVEYRRSDGPRPWQLRPGIPGRPEDKETAAANVQALTANIAVE; from the coding sequence ATGACATCCGTCGTTCCTCGTGTACGCCATCTCGAGAAGGGAGCTGGCGAATTCAGGTTGTCTGCAACAACACGCATCGCCACGAGTGATGCACTCTCCTCCGCGGCTCGGCTGCTGCAGACGAGTCTGGTGCAGGCCACGCAACTGCCGGTTGGGTTTGGTGATGATGGGCAGATCCAGCTGCGTGTCGACGATTCCCTCCCGCGTGAGGGCTACCGCGTCGAAGTGACCCCCGAACGAGTACACATCGCGGCAGCGACCGAGGTTGGGGCCACATGGGCTATCCAGACACTACTACAGCTTCTCCCCCCTAACATCTACCGCAAGGCACCGCTGCGGAACACCCGTTGGGCCATCCCCGCCGTCACGATCGAAGACGAACCAAAGTACCCGTGGCGAGGCGCGCTTCTCGACGTCGCTCGCCACTTCCTTCCGGTCAGAGAGGTGCTGCGATTCATCGACCTCTTGGCCATCCATCGCCTCAACGTGTTGCACCTTCACCTCACGGACGATCAGGGATGGCGTATCGAGATTCTCCGATACCCACGCCTCACTGAGGTGGGCAGTTGGCGGCGAGAGTCTCAGGTTGGGGCGGGGGAAAATGCGAGCCACGACGGTCGCCCGCATGGAGGCTTCTACACACAAGACGACATCCGTGAAATCGTCGCCTACGCCGCAGCACGGGGCATCACCGTCGTTCCGGAGATCGAGCTCCCAGGTCACGCCCAAGCGGCGATCGCCGCCTACCCCGAACTCGGCGTGGTCGATGAACCACTCGAGCCGTGGACCAATTGGGGCATCAACGTCAACGTCTTCAACGTGGAGGAAAGCACAATCGAGTTCCTCTGCAACGTGTTCGACGAAGTGGTGGAGCTGTTCCCGTCCGAGTACATCCATGTCGGCGGCGACGAGTGCCCCAAAGGGCAGTGGGAAGCCGACCCTCGTACCCAGGAACGTATGCAGGAGCTCGGCGTTGCCGACGAGCACGCGCTGCAGAGTTGGTTCATTTCGCGCATCGGTGAACACCTCGCCTCGCGTGGCCGGAAGCTGCTCGGCTGGGACGAGATCTTGGAGGGAGGGCTCGCCAAGGACGCGACGGTGCTCTCGTGGCGCGGGTGGGCTGGCGCGATCGCCGCTGCCCGCGCGGGCCACGACGTCATCGCCTGCCCCGAGGACACCGTCTACCTCGACTACCGCCAGTCAGACGACCCCAGGGAACCGATCCCCGTGGCGACCGTCACCACCGTCGCCGACGTGTACGGGTTTAGCCCCGTGCCGCCTGGCATCAGCGATGAAGAAGCGCGCCATGTGTTAGGCGGGCAGGGCAACATGTGGACCGAGCACACGGACTCCCCGCGCAGCATCGACTACCAGGTGTTCCCCCGCTTGTGCGCGCTGGCGGAAGCACTGTGGGCCCCGGATCTCAGGGACCTCGACGATTTCGAAGCACGCCTTACCCACCACCTGGAGCGCCTGGACGCGCTGGACGTCGAATACCGTCGCAGCGACGGACCACGCCCCTGGCAGCTGCGGCCAGGCATTCCTGGACGCCCGGAAGACAAGGAAACCGCCGCAGCAAACGTGCAGGCGCTCACTGCGAACATCGCTGTGGAGTAA
- a CDS encoding sugar ABC transporter substrate-binding protein: MAIKKTALGAVGLATTLLFTACSGGGGAEAKPSADTNGEGKTITVWVMEGDYTDETLGEINKRFTEETKAKVDLQVQTWDGINTKISTSLATDTPPDVLDIGNTQVASYAANGGLLDLTESKDDLAQGQTWLDGLVDPATIDGKLYAVPGFAGARAVIYNKKMWKEAGVTEVPTTYDELTAALDKVKEANKSTPDFSAFYLPGQYWFAGLQFLWDAGGEIATQEGDAWKSGFGSEAGLKGLEDFKAFQNAYSSPASQTLNTLEPDHNQIFADGKTSAILNTNSAGILRLNPELKEEDLGTFPMPGKSGNNQPVMLGGSNWAIPAKSKNAGLALQWVKIAASPEVQSDFVYGVDGWIPNSKEGVEKADSTLSDVKRGFFAAALNSKATPPNPNWTTIESNKELETMFQAIASGSKDVKGAAEAFDAAADKTLNEQ; encoded by the coding sequence GTGGCTATCAAGAAAACTGCTCTCGGCGCGGTCGGGTTGGCTACCACCCTCCTGTTCACCGCATGCTCGGGTGGGGGAGGAGCCGAAGCTAAGCCTTCGGCCGACACCAATGGCGAAGGTAAAACCATCACCGTGTGGGTGATGGAGGGCGACTACACCGATGAAACGCTCGGTGAGATCAACAAGCGCTTCACCGAAGAAACCAAGGCCAAGGTCGACCTCCAGGTGCAGACCTGGGACGGCATTAACACCAAGATCTCGACGTCGCTCGCCACGGATACCCCGCCTGACGTGCTCGACATCGGTAACACGCAGGTCGCTTCCTACGCGGCTAACGGCGGACTCCTCGACCTGACGGAGAGCAAGGACGATCTCGCGCAAGGTCAGACCTGGCTGGACGGTCTCGTCGATCCTGCCACCATCGACGGCAAGCTGTACGCAGTTCCTGGCTTCGCGGGTGCGCGTGCGGTGATCTACAACAAGAAGATGTGGAAGGAGGCCGGCGTCACCGAGGTGCCCACCACGTACGATGAACTCACTGCGGCACTGGACAAGGTGAAGGAAGCCAATAAGTCCACTCCAGACTTCTCCGCGTTCTACCTCCCCGGTCAGTACTGGTTCGCTGGCCTGCAGTTCTTGTGGGATGCCGGCGGTGAGATTGCAACTCAGGAAGGCGACGCATGGAAGTCGGGCTTCGGCAGCGAGGCAGGGCTGAAGGGTCTCGAAGACTTCAAGGCCTTCCAGAACGCCTACTCGTCCCCTGCTTCTCAGACTCTGAACACGCTGGAGCCCGACCACAACCAGATCTTCGCGGATGGCAAGACTTCTGCGATTCTTAACACCAACTCGGCGGGCATCCTCAGGCTGAACCCTGAGCTCAAGGAAGAGGATCTCGGCACCTTCCCGATGCCTGGCAAGTCGGGTAACAACCAGCCGGTGATGCTTGGTGGGTCGAACTGGGCGATCCCTGCCAAGTCGAAGAATGCTGGCCTGGCTCTCCAGTGGGTCAAGATCGCAGCCAGCCCTGAAGTGCAGTCGGACTTCGTCTACGGAGTAGACGGCTGGATTCCGAACAGCAAGGAGGGCGTTGAGAAGGCTGATTCGACGCTGAGTGACGTCAAGCGTGGATTCTTCGCTGCGGCACTCAACTCGAAGGCCACCCCTCCGAACCCGAACTGGACCACCATCGAGAGCAATAAGGAGCTCGAGACCATGTTCCAGGCCATCGCCTCTGGTTCGAAGGACGTTAAGGGCGCAGCTGAAGCGTTCGACGCCGCTGCGGACAAGACGCTCAACGAACAGTGA
- a CDS encoding carbohydrate ABC transporter permease, whose product MAALSKTEPTLNVTRPRKSGSPHERPWLPPLLLLSPAGLVLIFVTLAPIVFLVGLSITDYNQRSLFTGTYNNVGFEQYAKLLSEGAFWLSLLRTVIFTASLVIGSVLIGAFMSHLMTRLTSVMRYIVTVSLILAWAMPNVASSLIWKWLFQPQYGVVNWILTQTGLFGDLTSKNWAADPVLAWVCIWLLVVWQAVPFIALTLYAAETQVPIDRKEAARIDGASEFAVYRMVVLPAMKPTFMLVTMLSIIWDFNVFNQIWLVSAGGPDGATSTLGVFTYITAFSGNVQLGAGSAIAVASTLILLVLSALYIRDLIRSGEDL is encoded by the coding sequence ATGGCCGCTTTGTCCAAAACCGAACCGACGCTCAACGTGACTCGGCCGCGCAAATCAGGCTCCCCACATGAGCGGCCGTGGCTGCCACCTCTGCTGCTGCTTTCGCCCGCAGGGCTCGTGCTCATTTTCGTCACGCTCGCGCCCATCGTGTTCCTGGTGGGTCTGTCCATCACCGACTACAACCAACGCAGTCTGTTTACCGGCACCTACAACAACGTCGGATTCGAGCAATACGCCAAGCTGCTGAGCGAGGGCGCCTTCTGGCTCTCGCTTCTGCGCACGGTGATCTTCACCGCGAGCCTCGTGATAGGCAGCGTTTTGATCGGTGCGTTCATGTCGCATCTCATGACGCGACTCACGTCGGTGATGCGATACATCGTCACCGTCTCGTTGATTCTCGCCTGGGCAATGCCCAACGTGGCGTCATCGTTGATCTGGAAGTGGCTGTTTCAGCCGCAATACGGTGTGGTGAACTGGATCCTCACGCAAACCGGGCTGTTCGGCGATCTCACCAGCAAGAACTGGGCGGCCGACCCGGTGCTGGCTTGGGTGTGCATTTGGCTGCTGGTGGTGTGGCAGGCGGTGCCTTTCATCGCGTTGACGCTCTACGCTGCGGAGACACAAGTTCCGATTGACCGAAAAGAAGCAGCACGCATCGACGGCGCGAGCGAATTTGCTGTCTATCGCATGGTGGTACTTCCGGCCATGAAGCCGACATTCATGCTGGTGACCATGCTTTCCATCATCTGGGACTTCAACGTGTTCAACCAGATCTGGCTGGTGTCTGCCGGTGGTCCCGATGGTGCGACGAGCACCCTGGGCGTGTTCACCTACATCACCGCGTTCTCTGGCAACGTGCAGCTGGGAGCTGGCTCGGCCATCGCCGTCGCTTCCACGTTGATCCTGCTGGTACTCAGCGCCTTGTACATCCGCGACCTCATTCGTTCTGGAGAGGACCTCTGA
- a CDS encoding carbohydrate ABC transporter permease encodes MTTTTQDAPRGGALPPQSETLSATQKRQLRVRRLRKFPWISTLIAIIFCIVWIFPVYWMINTAFKPQSEMLSSTPRFLPSEPTLENFVRAVTQAGFLQNLRNSVIVVAGAVVFSIVLGLFAAAALSRFRFRARRPVLILLLVVQMLPGAALLIPQFLIFNELNLLGTYWGLIFAYVAGVLPFSIWVMRGFFLAIPIELDEAARVDGASTWKVLTRILFPLVMPGIIASSVFAFIAAWNDYIVAYTFMKDQSQYTLPVWLASFTTASGGQIGTDYGGQMAGATLFSLPVVVFFMIIQRNLVSGMSAGAVKG; translated from the coding sequence GTGACTACGACGACACAAGACGCACCACGCGGCGGTGCACTTCCTCCGCAGTCTGAAACCCTGAGCGCCACGCAAAAGCGGCAGCTGAGAGTGAGGCGCCTCCGCAAGTTTCCGTGGATCAGCACGCTCATCGCCATCATCTTCTGCATCGTCTGGATATTCCCGGTGTATTGGATGATCAATACGGCGTTTAAACCACAGTCCGAGATGCTTTCGTCGACACCTCGCTTCCTCCCCAGCGAACCCACGCTTGAGAACTTCGTTCGGGCTGTGACGCAGGCGGGGTTCCTCCAGAACCTACGGAACTCTGTCATCGTCGTCGCCGGGGCAGTGGTGTTCTCTATCGTCCTGGGGCTATTTGCTGCAGCCGCACTCTCCCGATTCCGGTTTCGCGCACGCCGTCCGGTGTTGATTCTGCTACTCGTTGTGCAGATGTTGCCAGGAGCTGCGCTGCTCATTCCGCAGTTCCTGATCTTCAACGAACTCAACCTGTTGGGAACGTACTGGGGCTTGATTTTTGCCTACGTAGCCGGCGTGCTCCCATTCTCGATCTGGGTCATGCGAGGGTTTTTCCTTGCGATCCCCATTGAACTCGATGAAGCAGCGCGCGTCGATGGAGCATCGACCTGGAAGGTGCTTACCCGAATCCTGTTCCCACTGGTGATGCCAGGCATCATTGCGAGCAGCGTGTTTGCCTTCATCGCAGCCTGGAACGACTACATCGTCGCCTACACTTTCATGAAAGATCAGTCTCAGTACACGCTGCCCGTGTGGCTTGCATCGTTCACGACGGCGTCCGGTGGACAGATCGGCACAGATTACGGCGGTCAGATGGCGGGAGCAACCCTCTTCTCCTTGCCGGTCGTCGTGTTCTTCATGATTATTCAACGCAACCTTGTTTCCGGTATGTCCGCCGGAGCAGTCAAGGGTTAG
- a CDS encoding ROK family protein, translated as MNQLRVTEKASPMDSRQNNRALLLQYLFHDGEMSRADLSRVSGLTRMSVSDLVAELDSEGLLLDLGTRARSKVGKPPTLIALDDNARHVISLNLSDDHRVTGALLNLRGEILERREAALRGQMGEDAANVALGVARDLKQASNVPVLGVGIGSPGVVNRDGVILEAPNLGWVNQALAEPFSHSLGVPTHVANDANAATLAIHTFHEGGGKNMMLVLIGKGVGAGLIIDGALVQGDAFTAGEIGHVVMDEEGALCSCGRRGCLETLLSVSHLGKQLSAADVEQQQCLLRKAGRSLGAALTPIIAALGISAVTLAGPAEFMADALREEMRSTVERRTLPAVTGQLQVDSATNPGDLVLQGAAALVLSNELGIS; from the coding sequence ATGAACCAGCTTCGGGTCACTGAGAAAGCGTCGCCGATGGACAGTAGGCAGAACAATCGCGCGTTACTGCTGCAGTACCTCTTCCACGACGGCGAGATGAGCAGGGCTGACCTCTCTCGGGTATCCGGTCTTACACGGATGTCCGTGTCAGACCTTGTCGCCGAGCTGGATTCCGAGGGTCTGCTGCTCGACCTCGGTACCCGTGCCCGGTCGAAGGTAGGGAAACCCCCTACCCTGATCGCGCTCGACGACAATGCTCGGCACGTCATCTCACTCAATCTCTCGGACGATCACCGAGTGACCGGGGCGCTGCTCAACCTTCGGGGCGAGATCCTCGAGCGTCGCGAGGCGGCACTCCGGGGCCAGATGGGTGAGGATGCAGCCAACGTCGCGCTTGGCGTGGCGAGGGACCTGAAGCAAGCGTCCAATGTTCCTGTGCTCGGCGTCGGGATCGGGTCTCCGGGCGTGGTCAACCGCGACGGTGTCATCCTTGAAGCGCCGAACCTGGGATGGGTGAATCAAGCTCTCGCTGAGCCCTTCTCTCATTCGCTCGGCGTGCCCACGCACGTCGCCAATGACGCTAATGCGGCCACGCTGGCCATTCATACGTTCCATGAGGGCGGCGGCAAGAACATGATGCTCGTGCTCATCGGTAAGGGAGTTGGTGCTGGGCTGATCATCGACGGGGCCCTCGTGCAGGGCGACGCGTTCACCGCGGGTGAGATTGGACACGTCGTGATGGATGAGGAAGGGGCACTGTGCAGCTGTGGCCGTCGTGGATGTTTAGAAACGCTGCTGAGCGTCTCGCACTTGGGTAAGCAGCTGAGTGCAGCCGATGTGGAACAGCAGCAATGCTTGCTGCGCAAAGCCGGACGCTCCCTCGGCGCAGCGCTCACCCCCATCATCGCCGCCCTAGGCATCAGTGCAGTCACCCTCGCAGGCCCAGCCGAGTTCATGGCAGACGCCTTGCGCGAGGAAATGCGATCGACCGTCGAGCGGCGCACGTTGCCTGCGGTCACTGGGCAGCTCCAGGTGGACTCGGCCACGAACCCTGGCGATCTGGTGCTGCAAGGCGCTGCTGCGCTGGTGCTCAGCAATGAACTCGGCATCTCCTGA
- a CDS encoding ROK family protein, translating to MHIGIDIGGTSIEAVAVDDELSIVHRTRSATRTGNANVVHGVKDTVKELLQAVRGDEHHVHRIGIGIPGVIDRADGRVRHAVNLGVEDLALGQIMAAEFDADVVIDNDVNAAAFGATHLLGLGQSTAYLNLGTGMAAGIVVNGAIWRGARGGAGEVGHVPLKADGPVCACGQRGCHETYASGSALTRLWPTTQPYPALDLFNCADAGDERALVVKTNFVEAVASAVRMLILTADVESVVIGGGLSNLGERLKQPLLDVFQRWSTQSAFIRSLALDSRTLLLPSGLPAAAVGAALLAWEPNMGVLGTNSDDAERSYRSQQSTAEFPTASADT from the coding sequence GTGCATATCGGTATTGACATCGGTGGAACCAGCATCGAGGCGGTGGCAGTCGACGACGAGCTGTCCATTGTGCACCGCACGCGTAGCGCAACGAGGACGGGGAACGCGAACGTCGTGCATGGTGTCAAGGACACCGTGAAGGAGCTGCTCCAAGCTGTGCGCGGCGATGAGCATCACGTTCACCGCATTGGGATTGGTATTCCAGGCGTTATTGACCGTGCCGATGGCCGCGTAAGGCATGCAGTCAACCTCGGAGTGGAGGATCTCGCCTTGGGGCAGATCATGGCCGCAGAGTTTGACGCCGATGTGGTTATCGACAACGACGTGAATGCCGCAGCGTTTGGTGCCACTCATCTACTCGGCCTTGGGCAATCCACCGCCTATCTCAACCTCGGTACGGGCATGGCGGCAGGAATCGTGGTCAACGGCGCTATCTGGCGTGGCGCTAGGGGTGGTGCTGGAGAGGTTGGCCACGTACCTCTCAAGGCCGACGGCCCCGTGTGCGCCTGTGGCCAGCGCGGCTGCCACGAGACTTATGCATCAGGCTCGGCGCTTACACGCCTGTGGCCTACGACGCAGCCGTATCCAGCTCTTGACCTTTTCAATTGCGCGGATGCTGGTGACGAACGTGCCCTGGTGGTGAAAACCAACTTCGTCGAAGCTGTTGCGAGCGCCGTGCGGATGTTGATCCTTACGGCAGACGTGGAATCGGTGGTGATCGGGGGCGGCCTGAGTAACCTCGGGGAACGCCTCAAACAGCCACTGCTGGACGTATTTCAGCGGTGGTCTACGCAGTCAGCATTCATACGATCGCTTGCGCTGGACTCTCGTACATTGCTCCTCCCCAGTGGTTTGCCAGCGGCAGCGGTTGGTGCCGCTCTCCTCGCTTGGGAGCCGAACATGGGGGTTCTCGGCACGAATTCCGATGATGCTGAGCGTTCATACCGTAGCCAGCAGAGCACTGCGGAATTTCCTACAGCAAGTGCTGATACCTGA
- a CDS encoding helix-turn-helix domain-containing protein: protein MKDGVTGGVSKSADPKSIRFWNEQLVIDVMRNQDEPLRIAELAELTGLTPASLGHLLRGLEAKGWVAAAGSQERRRGRPPQLFSLVRPQGCVLGIDFGARISRIVSIDMLGAEQGRAEIPVDEHVDGDYRALSRRLLDEVLPERNGPVWAVGVSLSGEAHQRMLLDESASDTNEQITALREELRARGLHDHIIEVWDGHAAALAAQRIDMEGRGRAMLYLHLDRTPKLCAVTERGVYVGAHGRAGLVHGRRFVSIPDGSGKPQASLELACNEAFDQIEQAVAGDAEALSAVKACLAASGSKIGFVAAVMDPSVVVVGGALSPLRDLVLPAVKEAIETQTGYPINVVDSGLDEFGVATGTAFTAWQKAFSLLISYDAGAQEFSAEQVHKLWVKQPC, encoded by the coding sequence GTGAAGGACGGAGTCACTGGGGGTGTTTCCAAGAGCGCTGACCCGAAGTCGATTCGTTTCTGGAACGAGCAACTCGTCATCGACGTGATGCGCAACCAGGACGAACCGCTACGGATCGCGGAACTGGCTGAGCTGACGGGGCTGACGCCTGCGTCATTGGGGCATCTCTTGCGTGGGCTCGAGGCCAAGGGCTGGGTTGCAGCAGCAGGCAGCCAGGAGCGTCGTCGAGGCAGGCCTCCTCAGCTGTTCTCGCTCGTGCGTCCCCAGGGGTGCGTGCTCGGCATCGATTTCGGCGCGCGCATATCGCGCATTGTGAGCATCGACATGCTGGGCGCCGAACAGGGACGCGCTGAGATTCCCGTGGATGAGCACGTCGACGGTGACTACCGAGCACTCAGCCGCCGTCTCCTTGACGAAGTGCTGCCGGAGAGGAACGGGCCCGTCTGGGCGGTGGGCGTCTCCTTGAGCGGCGAGGCCCATCAGCGCATGCTGCTGGACGAGTCTGCATCGGATACCAACGAGCAGATCACCGCATTGCGTGAGGAGCTTCGCGCTCGTGGCCTACACGACCACATCATCGAAGTGTGGGACGGTCACGCTGCGGCACTTGCGGCGCAACGGATAGATATGGAAGGCCGCGGCCGGGCCATGTTGTACCTGCACCTTGACCGCACTCCGAAGCTCTGCGCGGTGACCGAACGCGGCGTCTACGTTGGCGCGCACGGGCGGGCCGGACTCGTGCATGGGCGGCGTTTCGTGTCGATTCCTGACGGTTCCGGCAAGCCCCAGGCGTCCCTCGAACTGGCCTGTAATGAGGCGTTCGACCAGATTGAGCAGGCCGTCGCTGGAGACGCTGAAGCGCTATCGGCGGTGAAGGCATGCCTTGCAGCGTCAGGGTCGAAGATCGGGTTCGTCGCGGCGGTGATGGACCCCAGCGTCGTCGTCGTGGGCGGAGCGCTCTCGCCACTGCGAGACCTCGTGTTACCCGCGGTGAAGGAAGCCATCGAAACGCAGACCGGATATCCGATCAACGTTGTCGACTCTGGGCTCGACGAGTTTGGCGTCGCCACCGGGACAGCGTTCACTGCGTGGCAGAAGGCGTTTAGCCTGCTGATCTCGTACGACGCGGGCGCGCAGGAGTTCTCGGCCGAGCAGGTGCACAAGCTCTGGGTGAAGCAGCCCTGCTAG
- a CDS encoding DUF1707 domain-containing protein — protein sequence MSEDLPARRIRIGDADRNAALMVLQEAHAAGRLDLSELEKRQERALEAKYRVELDDLIDDLPEGRALIAQSDGAPAGAPAVGARGSHVPTRVGEDRPFHLALLSGRDIVLEPGSPGMRTFAFWGGDDIYLRDCMGPGAVVTLDVSAVMGGHDIYIPPGVRVVDECVAIMAGNDIDKAAMGDGSNGTLILRGFQFWAGCDVHLDPQTVQRPKQY from the coding sequence ATGTCCGAAGATCTTCCGGCCCGTCGCATCCGCATCGGCGACGCCGACCGCAACGCCGCACTCATGGTGCTCCAGGAGGCGCACGCCGCGGGCAGGCTCGACCTGAGCGAACTTGAAAAGCGGCAGGAACGAGCGCTCGAGGCAAAGTACCGCGTCGAGCTGGACGACCTCATCGACGACCTTCCTGAGGGAAGAGCGCTGATCGCACAGTCCGACGGTGCGCCCGCCGGCGCTCCTGCCGTTGGAGCACGAGGCAGTCACGTGCCGACGCGCGTCGGCGAGGACCGCCCGTTTCATCTAGCGCTGCTGAGTGGTCGCGACATCGTGCTGGAACCCGGTTCCCCCGGGATGCGCACCTTTGCGTTTTGGGGTGGGGACGACATCTATCTGCGCGACTGCATGGGGCCAGGCGCGGTTGTGACGCTGGATGTGTCCGCAGTGATGGGCGGCCACGACATCTATATTCCGCCTGGCGTGCGCGTCGTTGACGAGTGCGTAGCCATCATGGCCGGCAACGACATCGACAAAGCAGCCATGGGCGATGGCTCGAACGGAACGCTGATCTTGCGTGGCTTCCAGTTTTGGGCCGGCTGCGACGTGCACCTCGACCCGCAAACAGTGCAGCGCCCCAAGCAGTACTAG